A genomic window from Salvelinus namaycush isolate Seneca unplaced genomic scaffold, SaNama_1.0 Scaffold1372, whole genome shotgun sequence includes:
- the LOC120036506 gene encoding CMRF35-like molecule 1 yields MKSLMSVNISLLCAVVCVLSGVITNRATEGGNAHIQCPYDRGYETYQKYLSKGIYRDSVVVIQTQKQRHPAWTHQGRYSLYDDTERRVFTVTITNLIQKDSDTYWCGVNTWGHDEPTEVRLTVDRAPVPPKPDPVTSRPLLSTTHPSTNITTEPRRSITTGLLTYFGRCALNRPLRR; encoded by the exons ATGAAGAGCCTCATGTCTGTCAACATCAGCCTCCTTTGTG CTGTGGTCTGTGTGTTGTCCGGGGTGATTACAAACAGAGCAACAGAAGGAGGAAATGCTCACATTCAGTGTCCTTATGATCGGGGGTATGAGACATACCAGAAGTACCTCTCTAAAGGGATATacagagacagtgttgttgtcatCCAAACCCAAAAACAACGGCACCCAGCGTGGACTCATCAAGGGAGATATTCTCTGTATGAcgacacagagagaagagtcttCACTGTGACCATCACTAACCTGATCCAAAAGGATTCTGATACATACTGGTGTGGAGTGAATACATGGGGACATGATGAGCCAACTGAAGTCAGGCTCACTGTGGACAGAG cTCCTGTTCCTCCCAAACCTGACCCAGTCACATCcagacctctcctctccacaACACACCCATCAACAAACATCACCACTG AGCCCCGcagatccatcacgactggtctgctgacGTATTTCGGCCGATGTGCTCTCAACCGGCCTCTGCGTCGTTGA